One window of the Lepidochelys kempii isolate rLepKem1 chromosome 23, rLepKem1.hap2, whole genome shotgun sequence genome contains the following:
- the BLOC1S3 gene encoding biogenesis of lysosome-related organelles complex 1 subunit 3 encodes MAAPQYKAVVQGEASETDSDEEVYLSSVPQASFPSLSGVKVLGEASETDDEEEGSPSEHKVKSKLVDLDLPPLIVIRKEEPRSSMGIEEKPALRLQHEGRYSTLLQQKLIESNARLYYDVSSTIKHVYQMATKELSTITAQLSNSQSAIINASHNIRLVLDDLQAVADKMDIVTSCNLLPDIQMELPPA; translated from the coding sequence ATGGCAGCGCCCCAGTACAAAGCAGTGGTTCAAGGGGAAGCATCTGAGACTGATTCAGATGAAGAAGTTTATCTGTCGTCCGTTCCTCAGgcctccttccccagcctctcTGGTGTGAAAGTCCTCGGGGAAGCATCTGAGACAGATGACGAAGAAGAAGGGAGCCCAAGTGAGCACAAAGTCAAGTCTAAGCTAGTTGACCTGGACCTGCCTCCCCTGATTGTCATCAGGAAGGAGGAGCCAAGGTCTTCTATGGGAATAGAAGAGAAACCTGCCCTTCGTCTCCAGCATGAGGGGCGCTATAGCACCTTGCTGCAGCAGAAGCTGATTGAGAGCAATGCCCGCTTGTACTACGACGTCAGCAGCACCATCAAGCACGTGTATCAAATGGCCACCAAGGAACTCAGCACCATCACTGCACAGCTTAGCAACTCACAGAGCGCCATCATCAATGCCTCGCACAATATCCGCCTCGTTCTGGATGACTTGCAAGCTGTGGCTGACAAGATGGACATTGTCACCAGCTGCAACCTGCTGCCTGATATCCAGATGGAGCTGCCTCCTGCATAA
- the TRAPPC6A gene encoding trafficking protein particle complex subunit 6A — translation MADSLLFQMLHMEMAHALCGEQEKGLGALEGVGFRVGQGLSERLTKETPSFKDELDVLKFLCKDLWITVFKKQVDNLRTNHQGTYMLQDNNFLLLSQLSNGKQYLEEAPKFLAFTCGLVKGALSNLGFDSTVTAEVPGMPSSKFQVVIQKS, via the exons ATGGCTGACTCGCTGCTGTTCCAGATGCTGCACATGGAGATGGCGCATGCgctgtgtggg GAACAGGAGAAAGGTCTCGGTGCGCTGGAGGGAGTGGGTTTCCGAGTGGGCCAAGGACTCTCGGAGAG GTTGACAAAGGAGACTCCGTCATTCAAGGATGAGCTGGACGTCCTGAAATTCCTCTGCAAGGATCTGTGGATAACTGTCTTCAAGAAGCAGGTGGATAATCTGCGCACCAACCATCAG GGAACCTACATGCTGCAAGACAATAACTTCCTCCTCCTAAGCCAGCTGTCCAATGGGAAGCAGTACCTGGAGGAGGCACCCAAG TTTCTCGCCTTTACATGTGGCCTTGTGAAAGGAGCTCTCTCCAACCTGGGCTTTGACAGCACTGTGACGGCCGAGGTGCCGGGGATGCCCTCCA GTAAATTTCAAGTGGTGATTCAGAAATCCTGA